The following proteins are encoded in a genomic region of Micrococcaceae bacterium Sec5.8:
- the ilvA gene encoding threonine ammonia-lyase → MNTLESLPVTLDDVLEAQKLLDGIITRTPVESSRALGSMVGGEVVLKCENLQRAGSFKVRGAYVRMAKLSPAEKKRGVVAASAGNHAQGVAVAAKSLGIKARIYMPLGVALPKLAATRSHGAEVVLHGHNVDEALAEAKRYADETGAVFVHPFDDVDVVAGQGTVGLEILEQIPYVDTILMGVGGGGLLAGVAVAVKARAKELGREIRIIGVQAENAAAYPPSLAADALVPLKRVSTMADGIAVGRPGQLPFSIIRELVDDVVTVSEDALARALIFLLERAKMVVEPAGAVGVAALMEGKIENPGTVAVVLSGGNIDPMLMLKVIQRGLSAAGRYMTVRMMLDDRPGSLATIARIIAENDANVTGLDHTRVGGSISMGDVSITVNLETKGHEHCEQVLAALRAEGFQPIVVH, encoded by the coding sequence GTGAACACCCTTGAGAGCCTGCCCGTCACGTTGGACGATGTCCTGGAGGCGCAGAAGCTGCTCGACGGGATCATTACGCGGACGCCGGTTGAATCCTCCCGCGCCCTGGGCAGCATGGTGGGCGGCGAGGTGGTCCTCAAATGCGAGAACCTGCAGCGGGCCGGCTCCTTCAAAGTCCGCGGCGCCTATGTCCGGATGGCCAAGCTTTCCCCGGCCGAGAAAAAGCGCGGGGTGGTGGCGGCGTCAGCCGGCAATCACGCCCAGGGAGTGGCCGTCGCGGCCAAAAGCCTGGGCATCAAGGCCCGCATCTACATGCCGCTCGGCGTCGCTCTGCCCAAACTTGCCGCGACCCGCAGCCACGGGGCCGAAGTGGTCCTGCACGGCCACAACGTTGACGAGGCCCTCGCCGAGGCGAAGCGTTACGCCGACGAGACCGGTGCCGTCTTCGTCCACCCCTTTGACGACGTCGACGTCGTCGCCGGCCAGGGCACCGTAGGACTGGAAATCCTCGAACAGATCCCATATGTGGATACCATCCTGATGGGCGTCGGCGGCGGCGGACTGCTGGCCGGCGTGGCCGTCGCCGTGAAGGCCCGGGCCAAGGAGCTCGGCCGGGAGATCCGCATCATCGGAGTCCAGGCCGAAAACGCGGCCGCCTACCCGCCCTCGCTCGCCGCGGATGCCCTGGTGCCGCTCAAACGCGTCTCCACCATGGCCGACGGCATCGCCGTCGGCCGGCCCGGCCAGTTGCCGTTCAGCATCATCCGGGAACTCGTCGACGACGTCGTCACCGTCAGCGAGGACGCTCTGGCAAGGGCTCTGATCTTCCTGCTGGAACGGGCCAAGATGGTGGTCGAACCAGCCGGGGCCGTGGGCGTGGCGGCACTCATGGAAGGCAAGATCGAGAACCCCGGAACTGTGGCCGTGGTGCTCTCCGGCGGCAACATTGACCCCATGCTGATGCTTAAAGTCATCCAGCGCGGTCTCTCCGCCGCGGGCCGGTACATGACAGTCCGCATGATGCTGGATGACCGCCCCGGATCGCTGGCCACCATCGCCCGGATCATCGCCGAGAACGACGCCAACGTCACTGGCCTGGACCACACCCGCGTGGGCGGTTCGATCAGCATGGGCGATGTGTCCATCACCGTTAACCTGGAAACCAAGGGCCACGAACACTGCGAGCAGGTCCTCGCGGCGCTTCGGGCCGAGGGCTTCCAGCCGATCGTGGTGCACTAG
- a CDS encoding branched-chain amino acid ABC transporter permease has translation MDFGFILSSAAGELFSPTTAAYALATLGLAVHFGYSGLLNFGQAGFMAVGAYGFAISTLSFGVPFFVGLLIAVVCAAIFALLLGIPTLRLRADYLAIVTIAAAEIVRYIVTTNQLTAVTGSANGLAAFEGDFYSMNPFPPGSYMGMNNRDFFIRIVAWAVVALLCLLVWLLMRSPWGRVLKGIREDENAVRSLGKNVYAYKMQALIIGGVLGALAGMIFTLPRGAVQPANYGTELTFFLYTCLLLGGLGTVLGPVIGAMIFWVVLSLTQGILYGLIESGAVTWLNTVQAGQLRYILVGVALMLLMIFRPQGVLGNKKELAFA, from the coding sequence ATGGACTTTGGATTCATTCTTTCCAGTGCTGCCGGAGAACTGTTCAGCCCGACGACGGCGGCTTATGCACTCGCCACCCTCGGCCTCGCAGTTCACTTCGGCTACTCAGGCCTGCTCAACTTCGGCCAGGCCGGCTTCATGGCAGTAGGCGCCTACGGCTTCGCCATCTCCACTCTGTCCTTCGGCGTTCCGTTCTTCGTCGGACTGCTCATCGCAGTGGTTTGCGCCGCCATCTTCGCCCTGCTCCTGGGCATCCCCACCCTCCGTTTGCGGGCCGACTACCTGGCCATTGTGACCATCGCGGCGGCGGAAATTGTGCGCTACATCGTCACCACCAACCAGCTGACCGCCGTCACCGGTTCGGCCAACGGCCTCGCCGCCTTCGAAGGCGACTTCTACTCCATGAACCCGTTCCCGCCAGGTTCGTACATGGGAATGAACAACCGGGACTTTTTCATCCGGATCGTTGCCTGGGCCGTTGTGGCACTGCTCTGCCTGCTGGTGTGGCTGCTGATGCGCAGCCCGTGGGGTCGTGTCCTGAAGGGCATCCGCGAGGACGAAAACGCCGTCCGCTCGCTGGGCAAGAACGTGTACGCCTACAAGATGCAGGCCCTGATCATCGGCGGCGTCCTCGGCGCTCTTGCCGGAATGATCTTCACCCTCCCCCGTGGTGCGGTGCAGCCGGCCAACTACGGTACCGAGCTGACGTTCTTCCTCTACACCTGCCTGCTGCTCGGCGGCCTTGGCACGGTGCTGGGGCCGGTCATCGGCGCCATGATCTTCTGGGTGGTGCTGTCCCTTACACAAGGCATCCTCTACGGCCTGATTGAATCCGGCGCCGTCACCTGGCTCAACACGGTACAGGCCGGGCAGCTGCGTTACATCCTGGTGGGTGTGGCACTGATGCTGCTGATGATCTTCAGGCCCCAAGGTGTCCTCGGCAACAAGAAGGAGCTGGCGTTCGCATGA
- a CDS encoding DUF4307 domain-containing protein, with the protein MTSKDQPAAPAPASPSLANRYGGQKRTLSGKAKRIVLVLAIAAGIAFMVWISTSNATESVTFKDIGYSTPDATLAEVDFQVTKEPSTAAKCSVKAMDAKFAVVGWKVVDIAPNAVDAGTDGGRTTAHRATLRTESQAVSGVVDSCWIPDAGS; encoded by the coding sequence GTGACTTCCAAGGATCAGCCTGCCGCGCCCGCGCCGGCATCTCCCAGCCTAGCCAATCGTTACGGCGGTCAAAAGCGGACGCTCAGCGGCAAGGCCAAGCGCATCGTCCTGGTCCTCGCCATTGCGGCCGGGATAGCCTTCATGGTCTGGATCTCAACGTCCAATGCGACGGAAAGCGTCACCTTCAAGGACATCGGCTACAGCACGCCTGACGCCACCCTCGCGGAGGTCGATTTCCAGGTCACCAAGGAACCGTCCACGGCTGCCAAATGTTCGGTGAAGGCAATGGACGCCAAGTTCGCCGTCGTCGGCTGGAAAGTCGTGGACATCGCTCCCAATGCCGTGGACGCCGGCACCGACGGCGGACGCACCACGGCCCACCGGGCGACGCTGCGCACCGAGTCCCAGGCCGTCTCCGGCGTCGTCGACAGTTGCTGGATCCCCGACGCAGGGAGCTAG
- the mca gene encoding mycothiol conjugate amidase Mca, with the protein MTASTSPSAPLRLLAVHAHPDDESSKGAATMAMYAAAGVDVLVATCTDGSRGDIQNPAMEGMPHPKRDMAGARRLEMEHAASVLGVRQRWLGFVDSGLPEGDPLPPLPAGSFATLPLERAAAPLVRLVRRFKPQVILSYDENGGYPHPDHIMAHRVAVEAFEAAGDPARYPGTGEAWAPSKLYYDRAFSPERFRALHFALENAGLQSPYAERLAAWLEADAEGHTPPAPTHATTTQIECGDYFEARDDALRAHRTQVDPEGFFFAVSPAMQRRVWPWEDYSLIQSRVSAEQPEKDFFAGLR; encoded by the coding sequence ATGACCGCGTCCACCAGCCCGTCAGCGCCGCTTCGGCTGTTGGCTGTCCATGCTCATCCCGACGACGAATCCAGCAAGGGCGCCGCCACAATGGCCATGTATGCCGCGGCCGGCGTCGACGTCCTGGTGGCCACCTGCACGGACGGCTCACGCGGTGACATCCAGAACCCTGCGATGGAGGGCATGCCGCACCCCAAGCGCGACATGGCCGGAGCGCGCCGGCTGGAGATGGAACACGCTGCCTCGGTCCTCGGCGTCCGTCAGCGCTGGCTGGGCTTCGTTGATTCCGGGTTGCCGGAGGGCGATCCGCTGCCGCCGCTGCCGGCGGGATCCTTCGCGACACTGCCGCTGGAACGGGCGGCCGCTCCGCTGGTCCGGCTGGTCCGCCGTTTCAAGCCGCAGGTCATCCTGAGCTACGACGAAAACGGCGGCTACCCGCACCCGGACCACATCATGGCGCACCGGGTTGCCGTGGAGGCTTTCGAGGCCGCGGGGGACCCTGCCCGGTATCCGGGAACCGGGGAGGCCTGGGCGCCCAGCAAGCTCTACTACGATCGCGCCTTCAGTCCTGAGCGTTTCCGCGCCCTGCATTTCGCGCTGGAGAATGCCGGACTGCAGTCGCCCTACGCCGAACGCCTGGCCGCCTGGCTGGAAGCGGACGCCGAAGGCCACACCCCGCCTGCGCCGACGCACGCCACGACCACCCAGATCGAGTGCGGGGATTACTTCGAAGCGCGCGATGACGCACTGCGCGCCCACCGTACCCAGGTGGACCCTGAGGGATTCTTCTTCGCCGTCTCACCGGCCATGCAGCGCCGCGTCTGGCCGTGGGAGGACTACTCCCTGATCCAGTCGCGGGTCTCCGCCGAACAGCCGGAGAAGGACTTCTTCGCCGGGCTAAGATAG
- a CDS encoding Bax inhibitor-1/YccA family protein, whose product MALGGNPVFNGKNFRGATQAPPAPQAYGRAPGQNQFGQTQTGHAPYGQTQTGWNAAQQGMTQDQLQDMYNRPAAGPADTGRMTYDDVIMKTAACLAAVIAGAAVTLLVAEGLAYMLMIVGAIGGFVLALVNTFKKQPSPALILAYAGLEGLFLGGLTRILDNMYPGVGLQAVIGTLSVFAVTLVLFRSGKVRATPKAMRFFMIAMIGYAVFALINMVMVWTGAVQEPFGLRTSVEIFGIPLGVFIGVLAIGLAAFSLIMDFTSIEAGVRSGAPQRFSWTAAFGLTVTLVWLYVEIIRLLSILRGND is encoded by the coding sequence ATGGCACTTGGCGGAAACCCAGTCTTCAACGGAAAGAACTTCCGTGGAGCAACCCAGGCACCGCCTGCCCCGCAGGCGTACGGACGGGCCCCCGGCCAGAACCAGTTCGGCCAGACCCAGACCGGTCACGCCCCGTACGGCCAGACCCAGACCGGCTGGAACGCTGCCCAGCAGGGTATGACCCAGGACCAGCTCCAGGACATGTACAACCGGCCCGCCGCCGGACCCGCCGACACGGGCCGCATGACCTATGACGACGTGATCATGAAAACCGCGGCCTGCCTCGCCGCCGTCATCGCTGGCGCGGCCGTCACCCTCCTGGTGGCAGAGGGCCTGGCCTACATGCTGATGATCGTCGGTGCGATCGGCGGCTTTGTACTTGCCCTCGTCAACACGTTCAAGAAGCAGCCCTCCCCGGCGCTCATCCTCGCCTACGCGGGCCTTGAGGGTCTTTTCCTCGGCGGCCTGACGCGGATCCTGGACAACATGTACCCGGGCGTCGGCCTGCAGGCCGTGATTGGCACCCTGTCTGTCTTCGCCGTGACGCTGGTGCTCTTCAGGAGCGGCAAGGTCCGTGCCACCCCGAAGGCCATGCGCTTCTTCATGATCGCCATGATCGGCTATGCCGTCTTTGCGCTCATCAACATGGTCATGGTCTGGACAGGTGCCGTGCAGGAGCCGTTCGGCCTGCGCACCTCGGTGGAAATCTTCGGCATCCCGCTGGGCGTCTTCATCGGTGTCCTGGCTATCGGACTGGCCGCGTTCTCCCTGATCATGGACTTCACCAGCATCGAAGCCGGCGTCCGCAGCGGCGCCCCGCAGCGCTTCTCCTGGACCGCAGCATTTGGCCTCACGGTGACTCTGGTGTGGCTGTACGTGGAGATCATCCGCCTCCTGTCCATTCTTCGCGGCAACGACTAA
- a CDS encoding AI-2E family transporter: MTPADDAAPLTPPPAAVPATAPAGAVPAPARPVTDREIDQDIPYGVRIAASWSWRLGLIILVAGALVWLLSRVSFLLIPVMVAALLAGLLAPVKRSLRRNRVPNGLAVAITILGFIGLIGGALALVGRQLASGFSELWSQALTGIQKIQTWLADGPLHLTAAQIDQYLKDATDALQNNSSSILSGALSFGSTAGHFAAGLVLALFILIFFLLEGDRIWAFLVRLLPRKARAATDGAGRVGWSSMVSYARIQMFVAFVDAVGIGVGAAIIGVPLALPLGVLVFLGSFIPIIGALVTGSVAVLLALVANGWVNALIMLGIVLLVQQLESHILQPLVMGKAVSLHPVSVILAVAAGSYLAGIPGALFSVPILAVANSSVRYIAGRTWEHESVPARATIPGTKPEPDNA, from the coding sequence ATGACGCCAGCTGACGACGCCGCCCCGCTGACCCCCCCGCCCGCCGCCGTACCCGCTACCGCACCCGCCGGCGCAGTCCCCGCGCCGGCGCGACCGGTCACCGACCGCGAAATCGACCAGGACATCCCCTACGGCGTGCGGATCGCCGCCTCCTGGTCCTGGCGCCTCGGACTCATCATTCTCGTGGCGGGCGCCCTGGTATGGCTGCTCAGCAGAGTCAGCTTCCTCCTGATCCCGGTGATGGTGGCTGCCCTGCTGGCCGGCCTGCTGGCACCGGTGAAAAGGTCGTTGCGGCGGAACCGTGTCCCCAACGGGTTGGCCGTCGCCATCACCATCCTGGGCTTTATCGGCCTGATCGGCGGGGCCCTTGCCCTCGTGGGACGGCAGCTCGCCTCCGGCTTCTCCGAGCTATGGAGCCAGGCGCTGACGGGCATCCAAAAGATCCAGACCTGGCTCGCCGACGGTCCCCTGCACCTGACCGCAGCCCAAATCGACCAGTACCTCAAAGATGCCACCGACGCGCTGCAGAACAACAGCAGCAGCATCCTCAGCGGAGCACTTTCTTTTGGCAGCACCGCGGGGCACTTCGCCGCGGGACTGGTCCTGGCGCTGTTCATCCTCATTTTCTTCCTGCTGGAAGGGGACCGCATCTGGGCGTTCCTCGTGCGGCTGCTGCCACGGAAGGCCCGCGCCGCGACGGACGGCGCCGGCCGGGTGGGCTGGTCCTCGATGGTGAGCTACGCCCGGATCCAGATGTTCGTTGCGTTCGTGGACGCGGTCGGAATCGGCGTCGGCGCGGCCATCATTGGCGTACCCCTTGCGCTGCCGCTGGGCGTTCTGGTGTTCCTGGGCTCCTTCATTCCGATCATCGGCGCCCTCGTGACCGGCTCGGTCGCGGTGCTGCTGGCCCTCGTCGCCAACGGGTGGGTAAACGCCCTGATCATGTTGGGCATCGTTTTGCTGGTCCAGCAGCTGGAGAGCCACATCCTCCAGCCGCTGGTCATGGGCAAGGCCGTCTCGCTGCATCCCGTGTCCGTCATTCTGGCTGTCGCCGCCGGTTCCTACCTCGCCGGCATCCCCGGCGCCCTGTTCTCCGTTCCCATCCTCGCCGTAGCAAACTCGTCGGTTCGCTACATTGCCGGGAGAACGTGGGAACATGAAAGTGTGCCGGCTCGAGCTACGATCCCAGGAACGAAGCCTGAGCCTGACAACGCCTGA
- a CDS encoding branched-chain amino acid ABC transporter permease: MGAVFAAVAALLLIVAPASQATSPSPAPSPSATTFQNSISGFLRGDDRAPIADVTITAKSSDFTGTAKSTANGSWTIGVPTQGTYEIRLDESTLPEGIKLADGQENPRQVTFSQTSNLSVIFAFGKGIVVQQQDFGQNLINRLVAGLSFGLLLALASVGLSLIFGTTGLTNFAHGEMVTLGAVLVFAFNAMNLPFWLAIILALLGGGLFGYVQDAGLWKPLRRRGTGLVPMMIVSIGLALAVRYVIQFFFGGATQQLPFAQSAEIQLGPVSISPNNLWSLVISAVVIALLGVILLKTRLGKATRAVADNPALAAASGIDVDSVIRIVWVTGGMLASLGGILWAYYRPGVTFDMGSQILLLIFAGVTLGGLGTVWGALIGSIIVGIFVELTTVFGLAADLKYVGALFIMIIVLLIRPQGILGRRERVG, from the coding sequence GTGGGGGCTGTTTTTGCCGCCGTGGCCGCGCTACTGCTGATCGTCGCGCCCGCATCACAGGCCACGAGCCCCTCGCCGGCACCATCCCCGTCGGCTACCACGTTCCAAAACAGCATCAGCGGCTTCCTGCGCGGTGATGACCGGGCGCCGATTGCTGACGTCACCATCACCGCTAAGAGCAGCGATTTCACCGGAACGGCCAAATCGACCGCCAATGGTTCCTGGACCATCGGGGTGCCCACCCAGGGCACCTACGAAATCCGGCTCGACGAATCCACGCTCCCGGAGGGCATCAAGCTCGCCGACGGCCAGGAAAACCCCCGTCAAGTCACCTTCAGCCAGACCTCAAACCTCTCGGTGATCTTCGCCTTCGGCAAGGGCATCGTCGTGCAGCAACAGGACTTCGGCCAGAACCTGATCAACCGGCTCGTTGCAGGTCTGAGCTTCGGCCTGCTGCTGGCCCTGGCTTCGGTGGGCCTGTCCCTGATCTTCGGCACCACCGGGCTGACCAACTTCGCACACGGTGAAATGGTTACACTCGGCGCCGTCCTGGTGTTCGCCTTCAACGCAATGAATCTCCCGTTCTGGCTGGCCATCATCCTCGCGCTGCTCGGCGGCGGTCTATTCGGCTACGTCCAGGACGCCGGGCTGTGGAAACCGCTGCGGCGCCGCGGAACCGGGCTCGTGCCGATGATGATCGTCAGCATCGGCCTCGCCCTGGCCGTCCGCTACGTCATCCAGTTCTTCTTCGGCGGCGCCACCCAGCAGCTTCCGTTCGCCCAAAGCGCGGAAATCCAGCTCGGCCCGGTCTCCATTTCCCCCAACAACCTCTGGTCGCTCGTCATCAGCGCGGTTGTCATTGCTCTCCTCGGCGTCATCCTGCTCAAGACCCGGCTCGGAAAAGCAACCCGCGCCGTCGCCGACAACCCGGCGCTGGCAGCGGCGTCGGGCATCGACGTCGACTCCGTCATCCGGATCGTCTGGGTCACCGGCGGCATGCTGGCCTCGCTCGGCGGAATCCTGTGGGCCTACTACCGGCCCGGCGTGACCTTCGACATGGGATCGCAGATCCTGCTGCTCATCTTCGCCGGCGTCACCCTGGGCGGCCTCGGCACGGTGTGGGGTGCCCTGATCGGATCCATCATCGTCGGTATCTTCGTGGAGCTGACCACCGTGTTCGGCCTCGCCGCCGACCTCAAGTACGTGGGAGCACTGTTCATCATGATTATTGTCCTTCTGATCCGGCCCCAAGGCATCTTGGGCCGGCGCGAGCGCGTGGGTTAG
- a CDS encoding rhomboid family intramembrane serine protease has translation MLDSLPHGDPRAGDTPAGRARTGLLVVGGFVLVLYVIEFINALLLHSLNGVFGLRPRRLDGILDILTFPLLHANLGHLLSNTLPLIIFGFLVLLSGVRVFLTTLALSWLASGVVVWLIGGFNVTVGSSGLVFGLFAFLLVRGFVNRSWWQILLSVVLFLSYGGILFGVLPTLVGYVSWQAHLGGALGGVLAALLLSVPRTGARLRRQ, from the coding sequence ATGCTGGATTCACTTCCCCACGGCGACCCCCGGGCCGGCGACACTCCCGCAGGGCGCGCACGCACGGGTCTGCTGGTGGTCGGCGGGTTTGTGCTGGTCCTGTACGTCATTGAGTTCATCAACGCCCTCCTGCTCCATTCCTTGAACGGCGTCTTCGGACTGCGCCCCCGCCGCTTGGACGGGATCCTGGACATCCTGACGTTCCCGCTGCTGCATGCCAACCTGGGGCACCTGCTCTCCAACACGCTGCCGCTGATCATTTTCGGGTTCCTGGTGTTGCTCTCCGGGGTCCGGGTGTTCCTGACCACCCTGGCGCTGAGCTGGCTGGCCTCCGGAGTGGTGGTATGGCTCATTGGCGGGTTCAATGTGACCGTCGGGTCGTCCGGCCTGGTCTTCGGCCTCTTCGCGTTCCTGCTGGTCCGGGGCTTCGTTAACCGCAGCTGGTGGCAGATTCTGCTGTCCGTGGTGCTGTTCCTGAGCTACGGCGGGATACTTTTCGGCGTGCTGCCCACGCTGGTGGGCTACGTCTCATGGCAGGCCCACCTCGGCGGCGCCCTCGGCGGAGTGCTCGCCGCGCTGCTCCTCAGTGTGCCCCGGACGGGAGCCCGGCTCCGGCGGCAATAG
- a CDS encoding aldose 1-epimerase family protein → MNPLPPAPSDPPQLDGPDDPAPQTSARRYASGRQYELRRGDALAVVTELAAGLRLYSRGGMQLTESYGDGEISPGASGITLAPWANRVEDGVWYLNGKKQQLDITEVSRNNASHGLLRNAAYELVDEAEFSVTLEAAVFPQHGYPFLLRHRVQYELAEDLGLVVRQQLTNDAERPAPFVLGAHPYLRLGDVPSEELTITVRAATRLVTDERLIPRSAEAVGGTFDLRAGKPVEALDLDSAYTDLEFDDGAARHTLAAPDGRSVSLWQDTNCPYTHVFVTTEFPGRTKAVAIEPMTGPANAFNSGDGLRWLAPGERFAMTWGISATL, encoded by the coding sequence ATGAACCCGCTGCCCCCTGCCCCCTCCGACCCACCCCAGCTCGACGGCCCCGACGACCCCGCCCCGCAGACGTCTGCCCGGCGTTATGCTTCCGGCCGTCAATACGAACTGCGCCGCGGTGATGCGCTCGCCGTCGTCACCGAACTGGCGGCCGGGCTGAGGCTTTACAGCCGTGGCGGGATGCAGTTGACGGAAAGTTACGGGGACGGGGAAATTTCGCCCGGCGCGTCCGGCATCACGCTGGCGCCGTGGGCGAACCGGGTGGAAGACGGTGTCTGGTACCTCAACGGCAAGAAACAGCAGCTGGACATCACGGAAGTATCCCGCAACAACGCCAGCCACGGGCTGCTGCGCAACGCCGCCTACGAGCTCGTCGACGAAGCCGAATTTTCCGTCACCCTCGAAGCGGCCGTGTTCCCCCAGCACGGCTATCCGTTCCTGCTGCGCCATCGGGTGCAGTACGAACTCGCCGAGGACCTGGGCCTCGTGGTCCGGCAGCAGCTGACCAACGACGCAGAGCGACCGGCGCCCTTCGTCCTGGGCGCCCACCCCTACCTCCGGCTGGGGGACGTGCCCAGCGAGGAGCTGACCATCACCGTCCGTGCCGCCACACGGCTGGTCACGGACGAGCGTTTGATTCCGCGCTCGGCGGAAGCGGTCGGCGGCACCTTCGACCTCCGCGCCGGGAAGCCCGTGGAAGCCCTGGATCTCGATTCCGCCTACACCGATCTGGAGTTCGACGACGGCGCTGCCCGCCACACGCTGGCCGCGCCGGACGGCCGCAGCGTGAGCCTCTGGCAGGACACGAACTGTCCTTACACCCACGTCTTTGTCACTACCGAGTTCCCCGGCCGGACCAAGGCGGTGGCGATCGAACCGATGACGGGGCCGGCCAACGCCTTCAACAGCGGCGATGGTCTCCGCTGGCTGGCCCCGGGGGAGCGGTTCGCCATGACCTGGGGTATCAGCGCCACCCTTTAG
- a CDS encoding ABC transporter ATP-binding protein has translation MSTQSEKPLPSEDSDTIDYMTDSRPIAAGETAPGCKKRDPIVVAENVTRSFGGINAVDVEYLEIPRHKITALIGPNGAGKTTLFNLLTGFDTPNTGKWQFEGHSLAGVSSYKVARMGMVRTFQLTKVMGKLTVMENMRLGASNQAGERLSRALFKGIWGGQEKKITADADVLLEKFKLDAKKDDYAASLSGGQRKLLEMARSLMVRPKLVMLDEPMAGVNPALTQSLLDHIKNLKAEGMTVLFVEHDMHMVRHIADWVVVMAEGKIVAEGPPADVMKNPAVIDAYLGAHHDVDLGDSEGIKELAAELVADEESIVGTENAGIISLDVVAKETDGPAGSGPARGRRSAEEPPPGQQPHSTAKDTE, from the coding sequence ATGAGCACGCAAAGCGAAAAACCCCTGCCGTCCGAAGACTCGGACACCATCGACTACATGACGGACTCGCGTCCCATCGCCGCCGGGGAGACCGCCCCCGGCTGCAAGAAGCGTGACCCGATTGTCGTCGCGGAAAACGTCACCCGCAGCTTCGGCGGCATCAACGCCGTCGACGTCGAGTACCTCGAGATCCCGCGGCACAAGATCACGGCCCTGATCGGCCCCAACGGTGCCGGCAAGACCACCTTGTTCAACCTGCTCACGGGTTTTGACACCCCCAACACGGGCAAGTGGCAGTTCGAAGGCCACAGCCTGGCCGGGGTCTCCTCCTACAAGGTGGCCCGCATGGGCATGGTCCGCACCTTCCAGTTGACCAAGGTCATGGGCAAGCTGACCGTGATGGAGAATATGCGCCTTGGCGCGTCCAACCAGGCTGGCGAGCGGCTCTCACGGGCCCTGTTCAAAGGCATCTGGGGCGGCCAGGAAAAGAAAATTACCGCAGACGCCGACGTGCTTCTGGAGAAGTTCAAGCTGGATGCTAAGAAGGATGACTACGCGGCGTCCCTCTCCGGCGGCCAGCGCAAGCTCCTGGAGATGGCGCGCTCCCTCATGGTGCGGCCCAAGCTCGTGATGCTTGATGAGCCGATGGCCGGCGTTAACCCCGCCCTGACCCAGTCGCTGCTGGACCACATCAAGAACCTCAAAGCCGAGGGCATGACCGTGTTGTTCGTCGAACACGACATGCACATGGTCCGGCACATTGCCGACTGGGTGGTGGTGATGGCCGAGGGCAAGATCGTGGCCGAAGGCCCGCCTGCCGATGTCATGAAGAACCCGGCCGTGATTGACGCCTACCTGGGCGCCCACCACGACGTCGATCTGGGCGACTCGGAAGGCATCAAAGAGCTCGCAGCCGAACTGGTGGCCGACGAGGAATCAATTGTCGGCACCGAAAACGCGGGCATCATCTCGCTCGACGTTGTCGCAAAGGAAACGGACGGTCCGGCCGGCAGCGGACCCGCGCGCGGCCGGCGCAGCGCCGAGGAGCCGCCCCCTGGCCAGCAGCCGCACAGCACAGCGAAGGACACAGAATGA
- the greA gene encoding transcription elongation factor GreA yields MSTTNSATAAWLTQEAFDRLKAELDHLSGPGRAEIVQKIEAARQEGDLKENGGYHAAKEEQGKIEARIRQLTALLRDAHVGESPADDGIVEPGMIVVAKIAGDEETFLLGSREIAGDSDLDVFSEKSPLGAAIVGHKEGDKLSYTAPNGKDIPVEIISAKPYVG; encoded by the coding sequence GTGTCTACCACCAACAGCGCAACTGCAGCTTGGCTTACCCAGGAAGCTTTTGACCGCCTGAAGGCAGAGCTGGACCACCTCTCCGGCCCCGGCCGGGCAGAAATTGTCCAGAAGATCGAGGCCGCGCGCCAGGAAGGCGACCTCAAAGAAAACGGCGGCTACCACGCCGCCAAAGAGGAGCAGGGCAAGATTGAAGCCCGCATCCGCCAGCTGACCGCATTGCTCCGGGACGCCCATGTGGGCGAATCCCCGGCTGATGACGGAATCGTCGAGCCCGGCATGATCGTCGTTGCCAAGATCGCCGGCGACGAGGAAACCTTCCTCCTCGGCTCACGGGAAATCGCCGGTGACTCGGATCTGGACGTCTTCAGCGAAAAGTCGCCCCTGGGTGCGGCCATCGTCGGCCACAAGGAGGGCGACAAGCTCAGCTACACCGCCCCGAACGGCAAGGACATCCCGGTGGAGATCATCTCCGCCAAGCCTTACGTCGGCTGA